The DNA region CGTTCGCTCTGTCCGGTGATCTTGATCCAGAGCGGCAGCGAGACGGTGTCGCGGATGGTCGAGACGATGACGCCCACCCGCTCGGGCGACAGCTCGGTCGACACCGCGCCCTTGGCGGCTTCCTTCGCGTAAGGCGTGCCGATATTGAATTCGAGCACCCTCAGGCCCGCCTCTTCGACCCTGCGGGCGAGCGTCTTGGCGCTGTCGAGCTCGGCGAGGATGAGGCTCGCCACCAGCAGGCAATCCTCTTGGCGGGCGAGGCGGTCGAGCCGCAGGCTCTGCTCCAGCCAGGCGTCGAAAGGCTGCGGCGTCAGGCCGGAGCGGGTCGCGAGCGTCACATGGGCGGGCGCCTCTCTGCCCCAGGGCACCGCCTCCCAATTGGCGTCGAGCGCCACATATTCGGCGCGCTGCAGCTGGTCCTTGGCGGCCGGCGACTCATTGGTGGATTTCACCACCACTGCGCCGGCGCCGGCGAGGATGGCGCGGCGCACGCCCGCCTCATCGATCATATGCTCGGCCGCCGCGGCGATCAGCGGGTTCTTGAGCGCGGTCCGCCCGATGCGTGTGTGCAGTCTCGAGGTCATGCTTAGGCACCGTCCGGGAACAATCGAATCGCATTTTGGCCGACAAGGCCCCCCACCCGTACCCTCCCCACCACTTCGTTGCCACTCCGTGGGGGGAGGGATTCGACCAGCGCTGATCGCCTCCCTCCGCCACGAAGCCGGCTGGAAGCCGGCGATCCAAGGGAAGATTGGACCGCCGGCTTCCAGCCGGCTTCGTGGCGGGGATGGCGCCTCAAAACTCGACGCGATCGCCGCCCTTGAGCTCGAGCGCCTCGCGCGCCTCGTCGGGGCTGGCGATGGCGAGGCCGAGCCCTTCGATGATCTGGCGCACATGGCGCACTTGCGCGGCGTTCGATTCGGCGAGCTTGCCGGGGCCGAGCCAGAGTGAGTCCTCGAGGCCGACGCGCACATTGCCGCCCATCGCGGCCGACATGGCGGCGATCGGCATCTGGTTGCGGCCGGCCCCCAGAACCGACCAGTGATAGGCGCTGCCGAACAGGCGGTCGGCCGTGCGCTTCATCTGCATCACATCCTCGGGATGGGCGCCGATGCCGCCCAGGATGCCGAACACGCTCTGCACGAAGAAGGGCGGCTTGACGAGGCCGCGATCGACGAAATGCGAGAGCGTGTAGAGATGACCGATATCGTAGCACTCGATCTCGAAGCGCGTGCCGTTATCGGCGCAGGTCGTGAGGATCCTCTCGATATCGGCGAAGGTGTTCTTGAAGATGCGCTCCTTCGAGCCTTCGAGATAAGGCCGCTCCCAATCATGCTTGAAGTCCTGGAAGCGGGCGAGCATCGGGAACAGGCCGAAATTCATGGTGCCCATATTGAGCGAGGCGACCTCGGGCTTGAACACCGCGACCGGCTTCAGGCGCTCCTCGATGGTCATGGTCGCAGCACCCCCCGTCGTGATGTTGACGACGCAGTTCGAGCGCTGCTTGATCACCTTGAGGAAGGGCGCGAAGCCCTCGATGCTCTGATCGGGGCGCCCATCCTTCGGGTCGCGCGCATGCAGATGCACGATGGCAGCGCCGGCTTCGGCCGCGCCGATCGCGGCTTCGCCGATCTCCTGCGCGGTGACCGGCAGATGCGGCGACATCGAGGGCGTGTGGATCGAGCCGGTGACGGCGCAGGTGATGATGACTTTACGAGCGGCCATGGCGGACGCGATCCTTCCCAACAGATTCTATTGGCCGCCAGAATGAGGGCCGCCGGCCAGCGGATCAAGCCGCCAGGTTGAGGAGCTGGGCTGCGTTCGAGGAGATCAGCTTCTTGATATCGGCCTTGGAGAATTGCAGGTCGAGCAGGATGTTGACGATCTGCCGGAAGCCCTCGACCGGGCGGGGTGCCTCGGTGAGGCCGAGATCCGAGCCGAGCACGGTGCGGTCGACGCCCGCGACCTTGATCAGATGGGCGAGATCGCTCGGCCCCCATTTATGGGCGCGCCCTTCGATGAACATGCAGATCGAGTGCTCCATATAGGCGCCGAGCGCGACCAGGCCCTTGATGTCGTCGTCGGAGCAGCCGATCACATAGGTCGGATGGTTGACCATCATCTTCCTGACGCCGCGCCGCTTGCCTTCCTCGAACAGGACGAAGAGCTCGCCGACATGCAGATGGCCGCCGGCGAGGATGATGTCGCCTTGGGCGATGATGTCGAGGATTTTCCTGGCATCGTCGGTGAGCGTCTTGTCGGGGCCGAGCACCGTCAGCGGGGTGGGCTCGAGCATGATCTGCGCGGTCTTGGGGAACATCTTGGCGTCGCCCGCATAGGCAGCGATGTGGTTTGCGGCCGAGAAGGTCGGCATCCAGACGATCTTGCCGCCGAGCTTGACGCAATGATCGACCGCATAGGGATTGACGCCGCCCGTCGCATTGTTGAGCGCGACGCCTGAGAACAGCTTCACCCCGGTTTCGGGATAGAGGCGCTCGAGGATCTGCGCATGCGCCATGCCGGGATAATAATGGTCCTTGTAGACGACGGCGGCGAATTTGAATTTGGCTGCGTCCATGAGCTGGTCGTAATGATCGAGGATGCGCGGCATGACGGAAGGGCCGCTATGGCAGTGGAGGTCGATGGCGCCCTCCAGCAGCGGATCGACCTCCGCGGCGCGCTTGGGATCGACGGCGGTCGATGCGCCGTTCTTCAGCGGTGACGAGGCCATGTCGGTTCTCCAGATGTTTGCAGATCTTGGCAGATGATAGGTTCAAGCCTCGCGCCGCGCGGCCTCAGGCGTCCGGAGCGCGGCGAAATCCGCCGCCACCCTGCCCGCGGCCTGGCGCATCAGGCCTTGGTCGGACGAGACGATGAAGGCGCTCGCTCCCATGGCGCGATAGGTCGCGGTCTCGGCGACCGAGCCGACCATGACGCAGACCGGCTTGCCGGCGGCGCGGGCGGCCTTGGCGATCTTTTCGGTCGCGGCGCGCACCGGGGCTGAATCCGCACTCGGCGCGCCGAGCGCGATCGTGAGATCCCCGCGCCCGATGAAGACGCCGTCGAGCCCCTCGACCGCGACGATCGCCTCGATTTCGTCGAGGGCCTCGGGATCCTCGATCATGGCGATCACGGTCACGGCGGCATCCTGGGCGTCGACATGCGGCCAGGCGCCGAGCGCCCCATAACCGCCGGCGCGCGGCGAGTTCGAGAAGCCGCGCTTGCCGCCCCGATAGCGGCAGGCGGCGACGATGTCGCGCGCCTTGGCGGGGCTCGCCACATGCGGCACCAGCACACCGGTTGCGCCATCATCGAGCACGGAGAGCAGCTTCGCCGGCGTCGGCTCCGCCACCCGCACGATGCCCGCCGTATTGGCGGCGCGCGCGGCGAGCAGCGCCGTGTCGATCGTCACGCGGTCGAAGGGCGCATGCTCCTCATCGATGACCACGAAATCGAAGCCGAGGCCGCCCAGAATCTCGGTCGCATGGCTGGTCGGCGTCTTGATGAAGCAGCCGAGCAAGGGCTCGCCGGCGATGAACCGCTTGCGGAAGCCGGTTGCGGGTGAAAGGCCAGGAGTCGTTGACATGGCAACCCGATCTCCCTAGTGTATCGTAGTTCAGAACAGCATCCTTGCTGACGGAACAGATACAAAGCGGATGGACTCTGATGTCAAGCGATTTCGTGGCTCATCGCATGCCGCATGACGGGCTTGGGATCCGCGAGGACGGGCGCTGATGCCGCGCATCGGCGGCAAATCGGGCGGCAAACCGGGCGAAGGCGTCCAGGCGGCGCTGCTCGCCTTGCGCATTCTCGAACATCTCGGGCGCGAGCGGCGTGAGGTCGGCGTCACGGCGCTGGCGCGCGCGCTGGAGACCACCAAGAGCCGCATCTACCGCCATCTGCAGACGCTGGCCCATGAGGGCTATATCGTGCAGCCCGCCGATTCCGAGCGCTACAAGGTCGGGCCGCGGCTGGTGGCGCTGGCGCGTACCGTCAGCGACAATGTCGACCTTGCGGTCGCCGCTTCCGATGCCCTGGTCGAGCTGCGCGATGCGCTCGGGCATTCCTCGGTCGTGTCGCAGGTCGAGCCTGACGGCGTCCGGGTGCTGGCGACGGTCTCCGGCCGGGCGCCCATCGAGATCGGCGTGCGGCCAGGCTCGCTGCTCTCCTTCCACGCTTCGGCGCAAGGCAAGGTGGCGCTCGCCTTCGGCTCGGCGGAATTCCGTGCGCGCGCCTTGCGCGGCCGGCTTGAGATGCTGACCGCGCAGACCATCGTCAGCCCGGCCGCGCTGCATAAGGAGATCGAGAAGATCAAGGAGCAGGGCTGGGCCACGGCGCCGAACCAGTCGGCGATCGGCCTCAACACGCTGGCGGCTCCGATCTTCGATGCCTCGGGCGCGTTATGCGGCACGGTCGGCGTCGTCGACATGGTGCAGTTCATCGAGGAAGAGCCCTCGGCGCAGCAGATCGAGCGGACCATCGCTGCCGGGCGGCGAATCTCGGAAGCGCTCGGCCATGTGTTCAAGTGAGGCGGCGCGCTAACCTTCTCCCGCCCTTCGCGGGAGAAGGTGCCGAGGCGAAGCCGAGGCGGATGAGGGGCGGTCGAGCGCTTCACCGGCGTCCCTCATCCGCCCTCACTGCGTTCGGGCACCTTCTCCCGCGGAAGGGCGGGAGAAGGGAAGAAAGAAGTCCCCGCAAAATCCACTTGACTCCACCGCCCAGCTGGCTTTGTAGTCATGAAGTACGGAACAATATATCGTCTACCAGAACAACAACACGAAGTTGGAAACGGCGCGGGAGGGACGAGCTATGTCTTGCCGACACCCATTGATCGTGGCCGCCATCCTCGGCCTGGCGCTTCCTGCGACTGCGCGCGCAGAGGAGAGCTTCAAGATCGGCGCTTCGCTCGGGCTGACGGGCTATGCGGCGGCGACCGATCGGGCTTGGCGGGACGGGCTGACCATCGCGGTCGACGCGCTCAATGCCGAAGGGGGCCTGTTGGGGCGCAAGATCGAGCTCGTCGTCGAAGATAACCGCTCCGAACCGCAAGACGCGGTCGTCGCCTACAAGAAGATGATCGCGACCGACGTCGTGCAGATCTTCGACAGCGGCTGCGTCTCGGCCGGCAATTTCGCGGCCGCGGCCTCGGTGGTGCGGGCCCGCCTGCCGATGATGCTGTGCTCCATCCTGCCGCAACGGCCGGAGGAGCAGAGATGGGCCTTCAGCTTCCTCGCCCCGCCACGCTTCGAGATAGATGCTAGATTCCGCTACCTCAAGGAGAAGACCGATATCCGCAAGATCGGCATCCTGCATGATCCGACACCCTATGCGTTGCTGATGAAGGATCTCGCCTCGAAGATCGCCGCCGATTTCGGCATGGAGATCGTGGCTACCGAATCCTACAAGCAGGATGACGCCGATATCAGCGTCCAGCTCGGGCGGATCAATGCGGCCGGAGGCGGGGCGGTGATCAAGATGGGGCAGGGCGGCTCGACCGTGACGGTCGCCAAGAACATCAAGCAGCTCGGCCTCGACAAGATGCTGCTGCTGGCGAGCACCGATGACGGCGCGATCTTCAAGCAGGCCGGCGAAGTCCTGGGCGGGCGCTTCCTGTTCGTGGCGCCGCCCGTGCAGATCCCGGATTCGGCCGCGCCCGGCCCGATGCGCGATGCGATCGACGCCTTCCTCAAATATTGGCAGGCGAAATATCCAGATCGCGACCCGACGGCCGGCGCGCGCGCCTGGGATTCGATGATGGTCATCGCCAAGGCGGCCGCGATCGCCAAGTCGACGGACGGCACGGCCTTGCGCGACGCCGTCGAGAAGCTGCCCTCCTATCAGGGCGCCTTCGCGGCCCTGAATTTCTCGGCCGAGCAGCATGTCGGCATCACCGAGAACCCCTTCCGCATGGCGGAGCTGAAGGACGGCAAATTCGCCGTCGCGCCCTGAGGCTTATCGAGTGACCACCGCCGAAAGCCCCTTGCTGGCCGCCCATGACGTCTCGGCCGCTTATGGGCGCGTGCAGGCCCTGAAGCCGACGAGCCTGCATATCGGCCAGGGCGAGCTCGTCACCGTGCTTGGCGCCAACGGTGCCGGCAAGACGACCTTGCTCAGGGCCCTGACGCGGCTGACGCCGGCGCAAGGCCGGATCGTGTTCGAGAACGAAGACGTCAGCGCCTTGCCGACGCATCGCCTCGCCCATCGCGGCGTGATCATGGTGCAGGAGGGGCGCGGCCTGTTCGGGCAGATGTCGGTGCGCGAGAACCTGATCCTCGGCGCCTACACGCATCGCGGCGAGGAGCAAGGTCGTCTCGACCGGGTGTTCGAGCTCTTCCCGCGGCTCAAGGAACGAATCGGCCAGATCGCCGCCTCGCTCTCGGGCGGAGAGCAGCAGATGCTCGCCATCGGCCGCGCCCTGATGGCGCAGCCGAAGCTGCTGATGCTCGACGAGCCCTCGCTCGGCCTCGCCCCACGCGTCGCCTCCGAGATCCTCGAGACGCTGGGCGAGCTCAACCGCCGGGGCCTCGGCATCCTGCTCGTCGAGCAGAAGGCGCCGCTGGCGCTGAAGCTCGCGCGGCGCGTCTACATGATCGCGCTGGGGCGTATCGTGGCGGAGCTGCCCGCGTCCGAGGTCAAATCCCATCATGAACTCGCTCGCTACTACCTTCACTGAGCCGCGGCGCGGTCTCGCGCTGACGGCGCTGCCCGCATTCGCCGGGCTGGCGCTCCTCGCCTATGCGCTGACCTCCAGCGGCTATCTCGTCACCGTGCTCGGGATCGCGGCGATCTACGGCATCTTCTGCACCGGCCTCAATTTCTTCATGGGCTATACAGGCCAGGCTTCCTTCGGTCAGAGCGCCTTCGCGGCGATCGGCGGCTATGGCAGCGCCATTCTGTGCACCGACCATGGTTGGGAGCCGCTCGCGGCGCTCATCGCCATGATGGCGCTGTCGGGCGCCGTCGCCTTCGTGGTCGGCTACCCGACCTTGCGGCTGCGCGGCCATTACCTCGCCATGGCGACCTTCGCGCTCGGGCTGATCGCCTATGAGATCACCATCGAATGGACCGACCTGACCCAGGGCTATATGGGCTATTCGGGCATCCCGCCGCTCGGCATCGGCGGCTATGAGCTGCCGACCGAAAAGGCGCAGCTCGTCGCCATCGTCGTCCTGGCGCTGATCGGCGTATGGGTCGCGAGCCGGCTGCGCCATTCGCGCTTCGGGCGGGCGCTCGCGGCGCTCGCCGGCAGCGAGCCCGCGGCGCGTGCGCTCGGCATCAAGGTCTCGCGCTACAAGCTCCTCGCCTTCGTGGTGGCTGGCCTCTACGCCTCGGCGGCGGGCTCGCTCTTCGGGCATTTCGTCGGCTTCATCAGCCCGGAAGTGTTCGGCACCTCGATGGTGGTGCAGAGCTTCACCATGCTCTATCTCGGCGGCATCGGCACGGCCTTCGGGCCGCTGATCGGCGCCGTCATCGTCTCGCTGCTGCCGGAGGCGCTGCGCGGCCTCAAGGAGATGCAGGATGTCGCCTATACGGCGATCCTGATCCTCATCCTGATCTTCGCGCCCAAGGGACTGTCGGGTCTCGTATCCTTGTTGAGCCAGCCTCGCGAAACGGCCGAGGGGGAGTGACCGCGATGCCGCTGTTGTCGGTCCAGGACGAGACGATGCGCTTTGGCGGGCTTCTCGCCAATGACGCCATCTCCTTCGAGGTGGAGGAGGGGGCG from Rhizobiales bacterium GAS188 includes:
- a CDS encoding dihydroorotate dehydrogenase (NAD+) catalytic subunit, with protein sequence MTSRLHTRIGRTALKNPLIAAAAEHMIDEAGVRRAILAGAGAVVVKSTNESPAAKDQLQRAEYVALDANWEAVPWGREAPAHVTLATRSGLTPQPFDAWLEQSLRLDRLARQEDCLLVASLILAELDSAKTLARRVEEAGLRVLEFNIGTPYAKEAAKGAVSTELSPERVGVIVSTIRDTVSLPLWIKITGQSERVPELAEAAFAAGADSVVMAGRLLGLVPSLETLEPMLGTSLGIGGFWNLPLTCHWLALTRAKLGKDRPLIGINGARDGFDMARMMLAGASAVGFASAVMLRGFEVITQSLAELDTFLAGKSLDAQDLIGHAADRRKSFAEMPLRTDHWRNFVPK
- a CDS encoding Uncharacterized conserved protein, DUF849 family — translated: MAARKVIITCAVTGSIHTPSMSPHLPVTAQEIGEAAIGAAEAGAAIVHLHARDPKDGRPDQSIEGFAPFLKVIKQRSNCVVNITTGGAATMTIEERLKPVAVFKPEVASLNMGTMNFGLFPMLARFQDFKHDWERPYLEGSKERIFKNTFADIERILTTCADNGTRFEIECYDIGHLYTLSHFVDRGLVKPPFFVQSVFGILGGIGAHPEDVMQMKRTADRLFGSAYHWSVLGAGRNQMPIAAMSAAMGGNVRVGLEDSLWLGPGKLAESNAAQVRHVRQIIEGLGLAIASPDEAREALELKGGDRVEF
- a CDS encoding 2-keto-3-deoxy-L-rhamnonate aldolase RhmA gives rise to the protein MSTTPGLSPATGFRKRFIAGEPLLGCFIKTPTSHATEILGGLGFDFVVIDEEHAPFDRVTIDTALLAARAANTAGIVRVAEPTPAKLLSVLDDGATGVLVPHVASPAKARDIVAACRYRGGKRGFSNSPRAGGYGALGAWPHVDAQDAAVTVIAMIEDPEALDEIEAIVAVEGLDGVFIGRGDLTIALGAPSADSAPVRAATEKIAKAARAAGKPVCVMVGSVAETATYRAMGASAFIVSSDQGLMRQAAGRVAADFAALRTPEAARREA
- a CDS encoding transcriptional regulator, IclR family — its product is MPRIGGKSGGKPGEGVQAALLALRILEHLGRERREVGVTALARALETTKSRIYRHLQTLAHEGYIVQPADSERYKVGPRLVALARTVSDNVDLAVAASDALVELRDALGHSSVVSQVEPDGVRVLATVSGRAPIEIGVRPGSLLSFHASAQGKVALAFGSAEFRARALRGRLEMLTAQTIVSPAALHKEIEKIKEQGWATAPNQSAIGLNTLAAPIFDASGALCGTVGVVDMVQFIEEEPSAQQIERTIAAGRRISEALGHVFK
- a CDS encoding amino acid/amide ABC transporter substrate-binding protein, HAAT family, whose amino-acid sequence is MSCRHPLIVAAILGLALPATARAEESFKIGASLGLTGYAAATDRAWRDGLTIAVDALNAEGGLLGRKIELVVEDNRSEPQDAVVAYKKMIATDVVQIFDSGCVSAGNFAAAASVVRARLPMMLCSILPQRPEEQRWAFSFLAPPRFEIDARFRYLKEKTDIRKIGILHDPTPYALLMKDLASKIAADFGMEIVATESYKQDDADISVQLGRINAAGGGAVIKMGQGGSTVTVAKNIKQLGLDKMLLLASTDDGAIFKQAGEVLGGRFLFVAPPVQIPDSAAPGPMRDAIDAFLKYWQAKYPDRDPTAGARAWDSMMVIAKAAAIAKSTDGTALRDAVEKLPSYQGAFAALNFSAEQHVGITENPFRMAELKDGKFAVAP
- a CDS encoding branched-chain amino acid transport system ATP-binding protein, encoding MTTAESPLLAAHDVSAAYGRVQALKPTSLHIGQGELVTVLGANGAGKTTLLRALTRLTPAQGRIVFENEDVSALPTHRLAHRGVIMVQEGRGLFGQMSVRENLILGAYTHRGEEQGRLDRVFELFPRLKERIGQIAASLSGGEQQMLAIGRALMAQPKLLMLDEPSLGLAPRVASEILETLGELNRRGLGILLVEQKAPLALKLARRVYMIALGRIVAELPASEVKSHHELARYYLH
- a CDS encoding amino acid/amide ABC transporter membrane protein 2, HAAT family, which translates into the protein MNSLATTFTEPRRGLALTALPAFAGLALLAYALTSSGYLVTVLGIAAIYGIFCTGLNFFMGYTGQASFGQSAFAAIGGYGSAILCTDHGWEPLAALIAMMALSGAVAFVVGYPTLRLRGHYLAMATFALGLIAYEITIEWTDLTQGYMGYSGIPPLGIGGYELPTEKAQLVAIVVLALIGVWVASRLRHSRFGRALAALAGSEPAARALGIKVSRYKLLAFVVAGLYASAAGSLFGHFVGFISPEVFGTSMVVQSFTMLYLGGIGTAFGPLIGAVIVSLLPEALRGLKEMQDVAYTAILILILIFAPKGLSGLVSLLSQPRETAEGE